From Triticum aestivum cultivar Chinese Spring chromosome 4A, IWGSC CS RefSeq v2.1, whole genome shotgun sequence, a single genomic window includes:
- the LOC123082321 gene encoding prostamide/prostaglandin F synthase-like gives MATAVSLCLPRVLHTSAPRPSFHRRVSVQGAGATLPDARRLCRRSSAVSAAAGASPPEAGTAAWDSLGGVSVFAAGTGDAVPLRDLWDPSEGVVVVALLRHFGCFCCWELASDMKKSMPKFESAGAKLIAIGVGTSDKARILADGLPFPVDSLYADPERKAYDVLGLYHGLGRTLFSPASSKIYSRLDSIKEATKNYKLKGTPADLTGIMQQGGMFVFRGKELLYAWRDEGTGDHAPLDDFLGICRQVPAA, from the exons ATGGCGACGGCCGTCTCGCTCTGCCTCCCTCGCGTCCTCCACACCTCCGCTCCTCGGCCGTCGTTCCACCGCCGCGTGTCCGTCCAAGGCGCCGGCGCCACCCTCCCGGACGCGCGCCGTCTTTGTCGCCGTTCATCGGCCGTCTCTGCCGCGGCAGGGGCTTCGCCGCCCGAAGCCGGCACCGCCGCGTGGGACTCCCTCGGCGGCGTCTCCGTCTTCGCCGCTGGCACCGGCGACGCCGTGCCGCTCAGGGACCTGTGGGACCCGTCCGAG GGGGTGGTCGTGGTCGCGCTGCTGAGGCATTTCGGATGCTTCTGCTG CTGGGAGCTGGCCTCTGATATGAAGAAATCCATGCCGAAGTTCGAGTCCGCGGGGGCTAAACTGATCGCCATCGGCGTCGGCACATCTGACAAGGCACGCATTCTCGCCGACGGG CTGCCATTTCCTGTGGATAGCTTGTACGCCGATCCCGAGCGCAAG GCTTACGATGTCTTGGGCCTGTACCACGGATTAGGCCGCACACTCTTTAGTCCAGCCAGT TCTAAAATATACTCGAGGCTCGACTCCATCAAGGAGGCCACCAAGAACTACAAGCTCAAAGGCACACCGGCAGACCTGACGGGCATCATGCAGCAG GGTGGGATGTTTGTGTTTAGGGGGAAAGAACTGCTGTACGCATGGAGAGATGAAGGCACCGGCGATCACGCACCCTTGGATGATTTTCTCGGCATCTGTCGCCAAGTTCCGGCTGCTTGA